One part of the Lycium ferocissimum isolate CSIRO_LF1 chromosome 8, AGI_CSIRO_Lferr_CH_V1, whole genome shotgun sequence genome encodes these proteins:
- the LOC132066674 gene encoding metalloendoproteinase 5-MMP-like produces the protein MKILLFSLINIVALIIITASVPVSAYFYHNISTIPRSLIPINSTWNHFNKYLGCHIGQRIKGLAKIKQYFQHFGYINSLSKNFSDEFDDVLFSALKTYQLNFNLNTTGEFDMLTLQHMMKPRCGNPDIVNGTTSRNSGKSLTMHTVAHFSFFEGRPRWQSSKTKLKYAFLPENQLTDSVKVAFGRAFDRWREITPLTFTETDSYRSADIRIGFFAGDHGDGNPFDGPMKILAHAFSPPIGFFHLDGDENWVVNGEYLKEGMSRISAVDLDSVAVHEIGHLLGLDHSSKNEAIMFPTLGAGVRKVELSSDDIKGVQMLYGSNPNNNNGSSTVYTPSQENDTGGASTFGSLCPHWFSWIIGFFLPFVL, from the exons ATGAAAATTCTTTTATTCAGCCTCATTAATATTGTTGCTTTAATAATCATTACTGCTTCTGTTCCTGTTTCTGCTTATTTTTACCATAATATTTCTACAATTCCACGTTCTTTAATTCCTATTAATTCTACATGGAACCATTTCAACAAATATTTGGGTTGCCACATTGGCCAAAGAATCAAAGGCTTGGCTAAAATCAAACAGTATTTCCAACATTTTGGATATATTAATTCTTTAAGCAAAAATTTCAGTGATGAATTTGATGATGTTCTTTTTTCAGCTCTTAAGACTTATCAGCTTAACTTTAATCTTAACACCACCGGAGAATTCGACATGCTCACTCTTCAACATATGATGAAACCGAGATGCGGAAATCCAGATATAGTAAATGGCACTACTAGTAGGAACTCCGGCAAGTCTCTGACGATGCATACGGTGGctcatttctctttttttgaaGGACGGCCACGTTGGCAATCGAGTAAGACTAAATTAAAG TATGCATTTCTACCGGAGAATCAATTAACGGATTCTGTTAAGGTAGCGTTTGGACGGGCGTTTGATAGGTGGAGGGAG aTAACGCCGTTAACTTTCACAGAGACGGATTCTTATAGATCAGCGGATATTCGGATCGGGTTTTTTGCAGGGGACCATGGAGATGGTAACCCGTTTGATGGACCTATGAAGATTTTGGCACACGCGTTTTCACCGCCAATAGGATTTTTCCACCTAGACGGCGACGAAAATTGGGTGGTCAACGGCGAATATTTGAAAGAAGGGATGTCGAGAATATCTGCAGTGGATCTTGACTCTGTTGCAGTTCATGAAATCGGGCATTTATTGGGTTTGGATCATTCATCCAAAAATGAAGCAATTATGTTTCCTACACTTGGTGCTGGAGTGAGGAAAGTGGAACTGTCGAGTGATGATATTAAGGGAGTCCAAATGTTATATGGGTCAAACCCGAATAATAATAATGGATCAAGTACTGTTTACACACCAAGTCAAGAGAATGATACCGGTGGAGCTTCCACTTTTGGTTCATTGTGCCCTCAttggttttcatggattattGGATTCTTCTTACCATTTGTGCTTTGA